In the Maribacter sp. MJ134 genome, one interval contains:
- a CDS encoding GSCFA domain-containing protein: protein MNLQTQISFRKADKQIDYASELMLLGSCFSEHIGAKLDYFKFRTLQNPFGILFHPLAIENLITRAIQKRGYTPEDLFYHNERWHCFDAHSNTSNLSKEKVLEGLNGQLRKTEQLLSKASHIIITLGTGWTYQKRETGVTVANCHKIPQKEFKKQLLTVDEITASLQRTIQQIRTVNKNAELVFTISPVRHLKDGFVENQRSKAHLIAAVHDIVNAYADGEKSRVAYFESYELMMDELRDYRFYKADMIHPNTLAIDYIWEKFSEVWVSDDAQVTMELVEEIQRGLDHRPFNPNSEQHQKFRESLKEKISYIKKEHPAMTF from the coding sequence ATGAACCTCCAAACCCAGATTTCTTTTCGGAAAGCCGACAAGCAAATAGACTACGCTAGTGAGTTAATGCTCTTAGGCTCGTGTTTCTCGGAACATATTGGGGCAAAGTTGGATTACTTTAAATTCCGGACACTACAAAACCCCTTTGGCATCCTTTTTCATCCGTTGGCCATAGAAAATTTGATTACAAGGGCCATTCAAAAGCGAGGGTATACGCCGGAAGACCTTTTTTATCATAATGAGCGTTGGCATTGTTTTGATGCCCACTCCAATACGAGCAATCTTTCCAAGGAAAAAGTTTTGGAAGGCCTAAATGGGCAGTTACGGAAAACAGAACAACTTTTGTCTAAGGCAAGCCATATCATCATCACGCTGGGTACGGGGTGGACCTACCAAAAAAGGGAAACAGGTGTAACGGTGGCCAATTGTCACAAAATACCCCAAAAAGAATTTAAAAAACAGTTGCTGACCGTTGATGAAATCACGGCTAGTCTGCAACGGACAATACAACAAATTAGAACCGTTAACAAAAACGCAGAACTCGTTTTCACTATTTCCCCAGTACGTCATCTTAAGGACGGTTTTGTAGAAAATCAACGAAGTAAGGCGCATCTGATTGCAGCAGTGCACGACATCGTAAACGCTTATGCTGATGGAGAAAAAAGCAGGGTTGCCTATTTTGAAAGCTATGAATTGATGATGGACGAGCTGCGCGATTATCGTTTTTATAAAGCGGATATGATTCATCCAAATACCTTAGCTATTGATTATATCTGGGAAAAATTTTCCGAGGTGTGGGTCTCAGATGATGCACAGGTTACCATGGAACTGGTGGAAGAAATACAAAGAGGATTGGATCATAGACCTTTTAATCCAAATTCGGAACAACATCAAAAATTTCGAGAGTCGCTCAAGGAGAAAATCTCGTATATTAAAAAAGAACATCCTGCTATGACTTTCTAA
- a CDS encoding TPM domain-containing protein has product MSRVEDFLTAEEEQEIVEAILQAEKNTSGEIRVHIEAHTRADHYERAKDLFHLLKMDNTKEENGVLIYVAVNDRKFAICGDKGIDRVVPKDFWKSTKNTIEKHFKEGAYKTGIVAGILKAGTELEHHFPWKHDDTNELSNEISKG; this is encoded by the coding sequence ATGTCCAGAGTAGAAGATTTTTTGACGGCAGAAGAAGAACAAGAAATTGTTGAAGCTATACTGCAAGCAGAAAAAAATACCTCGGGCGAAATAAGGGTTCATATTGAGGCGCATACGCGAGCAGACCATTACGAAAGAGCAAAAGATTTGTTTCATTTACTTAAAATGGACAATACCAAAGAGGAAAACGGGGTTCTTATCTATGTTGCGGTAAATGACAGGAAGTTCGCCATCTGCGGTGATAAAGGTATAGATAGGGTAGTTCCGAAGGATTTTTGGAAAAGCACAAAGAATACCATAGAGAAACATTTTAAAGAAGGTGCGTACAAAACCGGAATCGTTGCGGGGATACTTAAAGCGGGAACCGAGTTGGAACATCATTTTCCTTGGAAGCATGATGACACAAATGAACTAAGCAATGAGATATCCAAAGGATAG
- a CDS encoding M23 family metallopeptidase, whose product MSKVKYYYDPDTLSYRKIEPEKSKRYRNIAFFFLGSLLFGFLGLLLLLNTNLINTPRELSLQREVKNYELQFDLLDRKMGQIEEVLANIEDRDNNIYRLYFEANPIPEEQRKAGFGGINRYKSLEGFNNSEMIISTTKRLDIIKKQMAIQSKSLDEITKLAEEKEKLLVSIPAIQPINNEDLTRMASGYGWRSDPFTKARKMHYGMDFTAPKGTPIYASGDGKVTRADNNSSGYGKHIRIDHGYGYLSLYAHLSKYNVKKGQKVKRGDLIGFVGSTGRSEAPHLHYEVWKEKDRINPINFYYGSLSPEEFENMLKYANQENQSLD is encoded by the coding sequence ATGTCTAAAGTAAAATACTATTACGACCCGGATACACTTTCTTACCGGAAAATTGAACCTGAAAAATCCAAGCGATACCGGAACATCGCCTTTTTCTTTTTGGGATCCCTACTTTTCGGTTTTCTAGGTCTGCTATTACTTTTGAACACTAATCTAATCAATACGCCCAGAGAACTCTCATTACAACGGGAAGTAAAAAATTACGAACTTCAGTTTGACCTGTTGGATAGAAAAATGGGGCAAATCGAAGAAGTCCTTGCCAATATTGAGGACCGTGACAACAATATCTATCGGCTGTATTTTGAAGCCAACCCAATTCCAGAAGAGCAGCGTAAAGCCGGATTCGGTGGTATAAACAGGTATAAGTCCCTAGAGGGTTTCAATAACTCCGAGATGATTATATCCACCACCAAGCGCTTGGATATTATAAAAAAACAGATGGCCATACAATCCAAATCCTTGGATGAAATCACCAAACTGGCCGAGGAAAAAGAAAAACTTTTGGTTTCCATTCCTGCAATACAACCCATCAACAACGAAGACCTTACGCGCATGGCATCAGGTTACGGGTGGCGTTCGGACCCTTTTACAAAGGCTAGAAAAATGCATTATGGCATGGATTTTACCGCACCTAAGGGTACTCCTATTTATGCTTCTGGAGATGGCAAAGTAACAAGAGCGGACAATAATTCCTCTGGTTACGGAAAACATATCAGAATAGACCATGGCTACGGATATTTAAGCCTATACGCCCACTTGAGCAAATACAACGTAAAAAAAGGACAGAAAGTAAAACGAGGCGACCTTATCGGTTTTGTAGGTAGTACGGGACGATCCGAAGCCCCGCACTTGCACTATGAAGTGTGGAAGGAGAAAGACCGCATTAACCCTATTAATTTCTACTACGGAAGTTTATCTCCCGAAGAATTTGAAAATATGCTGAAATACGCAAACCAAGAAAATCAATCCCTGGATTAA
- a CDS encoding MerR family transcriptional regulator, producing MQIDLPERRYYGIGEVARAFGVNTSLIRFWEKEFDVLQPKKNAKGNRKFTPQDIKNLQLIYHLVKERGFTLEGAKTHLREEKQKTLSNFDIIQKLERVKTELIKIKNQL from the coding sequence ATGCAAATAGACCTGCCAGAAAGACGTTATTATGGAATTGGAGAGGTAGCACGTGCCTTTGGGGTAAATACTTCTTTAATTCGTTTCTGGGAAAAGGAATTCGATGTATTACAACCGAAAAAGAACGCCAAGGGAAACCGAAAATTTACTCCTCAGGATATTAAAAACCTGCAGCTCATCTATCATCTTGTCAAAGAGCGTGGTTTTACGCTTGAAGGGGCAAAAACACACTTAAGGGAGGAAAAACAAAAGACCTTATCCAATTTTGATATCATTCAAAAGCTGGAACGTGTTAAAACGGAACTCATCAAAATCAAGAATCAACTATAA
- a CDS encoding alanine/glycine:cation symporter family protein has translation MEQLNDFLVSAISGTEWPMFILLIGGGIFLVFRSKLLPYRFFGHAIAITRGKYDDDNAEGDVSSLQALSAAVAATVGLGNISGVAIAIHDGGPGVVFWIWMTALIGMCIKFYSCSLSIMFRGKDSEGNLQGGPMFYITQGLGKKYKPLAIFFCIAGLFGFLGVFTANQFTETFMSVIQPAETLFEMSDFNWKLSVGVILAIITSFVIFGGLSKIAKVATAIVPFMVFIYLLAVVLVMVLNASQVIPSLNLIVTEAWNFETLVTGGFWGLVIIGVRRAMFSNEAGLGSAPMYHGQSKNDEPIREGLVAMLGPFIDTILVCTFTAVVIILSGAYLEDGSGIVMTLNAFNTSLGSWGGVLLMVIVAAFAMSTLFTYSYYGVKCLSFLTNAKIGRYYNWYFVIMIVFAAVASLELVKNLIDLSYALMVIPNMIAVLLLAPKVNAAAKIYFQKLRNEGA, from the coding sequence ATGGAGCAACTCAACGACTTTTTGGTAAGTGCCATCTCAGGTACGGAATGGCCTATGTTTATTCTTCTTATCGGAGGAGGTATTTTTTTGGTATTCCGTTCAAAATTACTGCCCTATCGCTTTTTTGGGCATGCAATAGCCATAACAAGAGGTAAGTATGACGATGATAATGCAGAGGGAGATGTGAGCTCGCTCCAAGCGCTTTCTGCTGCCGTAGCCGCCACGGTAGGTTTAGGTAATATCTCTGGGGTAGCGATTGCTATTCATGATGGTGGTCCGGGTGTGGTATTTTGGATTTGGATGACCGCCCTTATCGGTATGTGTATTAAATTTTATTCTTGTAGTCTATCCATTATGTTCAGGGGAAAGGACTCCGAAGGAAATTTGCAGGGCGGCCCCATGTTCTACATTACGCAAGGACTAGGGAAAAAGTATAAACCTTTGGCAATTTTCTTTTGTATTGCAGGTCTCTTTGGATTTCTGGGGGTATTCACTGCCAATCAATTTACGGAAACGTTTATGAGTGTTATTCAACCTGCGGAAACGCTTTTTGAAATGAGCGATTTCAACTGGAAATTATCCGTTGGGGTAATACTGGCCATAATCACCTCCTTCGTGATTTTCGGGGGGCTTTCTAAAATTGCAAAAGTAGCCACTGCAATTGTACCTTTTATGGTATTTATTTATTTGCTTGCCGTTGTATTGGTGATGGTTCTGAATGCTTCACAGGTAATACCCTCCCTGAATCTTATAGTGACCGAAGCATGGAATTTTGAGACCTTGGTAACGGGAGGTTTCTGGGGCTTGGTCATCATTGGTGTTCGTAGGGCAATGTTCTCTAACGAGGCGGGTTTAGGTAGTGCGCCCATGTACCACGGACAGTCTAAAAACGATGAGCCCATTAGGGAAGGCTTGGTTGCCATGTTGGGACCTTTCATTGACACTATTTTGGTGTGCACTTTTACCGCAGTTGTCATTATATTAAGTGGGGCTTATCTAGAGGACGGAAGCGGAATTGTAATGACATTAAACGCATTCAATACTTCTTTGGGAAGTTGGGGGGGAGTTCTTTTAATGGTAATTGTAGCGGCGTTTGCCATGTCCACGTTATTTACGTACTCCTACTACGGTGTTAAATGTCTTTCTTTCTTGACGAATGCAAAAATTGGTAGGTATTACAATTGGTATTTTGTAATTATGATTGTGTTCGCTGCGGTAGCATCTTTAGAATTAGTGAAAAATCTCATTGATTTATCGTATGCCTTAATGGTAATACCCAATATGATTGCCGTACTTTTGTTGGCTCCAAAGGTTAACGCCGCCGCTAAGATATATTTTCAAAAACTAAGGAATGAAGGAGCATAA
- the alaS gene encoding alanine--tRNA ligase, which translates to MNSKDIRKQFLNFFESKKHKIVASAPMVIKDDPTLLFTNAGMNQFKEYFLGISIPKNARVADTQKCLRVSGKHNDLEEVGKDTYHHTMFEMLGNWSFGDYFKEEAINWAWELLTDVLKIDKDSLYVSVFEGSDDADNLEKDNEAFDLWKAIVPEDRIIMGNKKDNFWEMGDQGPCGPCSEIHVDIRSKEEKAKVPGASLVNADHPLVVEIWNLVFMQYNRKADGTLENLPAKHVDTGMGFERLCMVLQNVKSNYDTDVFTPLIREIETIADADYGKDEEIDIAIRVIADHIRAVAFSIADGQLPSNTGAGYVIRRILRRAVRYGFTFLGTKEPFMYRLVNVLTQSMGDAFPELKEQKQLIQNVIKEEEHSFLKTLDQGLVLLDSIIANSKDKKVDGAKAFELYDTFGFPIDLTALILNEKGYELDEAGFDAAMQKQKRRSKSASEISKQDWEVLAIDTEQEFVGYDLLEADVKIVKYRKITSKKEGVQYQLVFNLTPFYAEGGGQVGDKGYLEPADGDVVYIIDTKRENNEIVHFTKNLPKKLDGSFKAVVDIKQRQRTEANHTATHLLHQALREILGTHVEQKGSAVHSKYLRFDFSHFSKLSVEELRQVEDFVNARIEGQLPLQEQRNIPMKEALESGAMALFGEKYGDTVRTIKFGQSVELCGGTHVKNTSEIWHFKIKSESAVAAGIRRIEAITSDAVKDFYFENNRSLYEIKDALGNAQDPVKAVSSLQEENADLRKQVAQLLKEKAKNLKGALAQELETVNGVRFLAKKIDLDAAGIKDLCFEMGQNQDDLFLLFGTEQNGKALLSCYISKEVVASKNLNAGTIVRELGKFIQGGGGGQPFFATAGGKNPNGIAEALEKAKGYLAP; encoded by the coding sequence ATGAATTCCAAGGATATACGAAAGCAATTTTTAAACTTTTTTGAAAGCAAAAAGCACAAGATCGTGGCTTCTGCTCCAATGGTCATAAAGGATGACCCAACCCTGCTTTTTACGAATGCCGGAATGAATCAGTTCAAGGAGTATTTTTTAGGGATTTCCATACCCAAAAATGCACGCGTGGCAGATACGCAAAAGTGCCTTAGGGTAAGTGGCAAGCATAACGATTTGGAAGAGGTTGGCAAGGACACCTATCACCACACCATGTTCGAGATGTTGGGTAACTGGAGTTTTGGCGATTATTTTAAGGAAGAAGCCATTAACTGGGCTTGGGAATTGCTGACCGACGTGCTGAAAATTGACAAGGACAGTTTATACGTTTCTGTTTTTGAAGGTAGTGATGATGCCGATAATTTGGAGAAGGATAACGAGGCCTTTGATTTATGGAAAGCAATCGTTCCCGAGGACCGTATTATCATGGGCAACAAGAAGGATAACTTCTGGGAGATGGGCGATCAAGGTCCTTGCGGTCCTTGTTCTGAAATTCATGTAGATATACGTTCCAAAGAGGAAAAGGCTAAAGTTCCCGGAGCAAGTTTGGTCAACGCCGATCATCCCTTGGTGGTAGAAATATGGAACTTGGTCTTTATGCAGTACAATCGTAAGGCGGACGGTACCTTAGAAAACCTGCCTGCCAAACACGTAGATACCGGAATGGGTTTTGAACGTCTGTGTATGGTGCTTCAGAACGTAAAATCTAACTACGATACCGATGTTTTTACGCCGTTGATTAGAGAGATAGAGACCATTGCGGATGCCGATTACGGTAAGGATGAAGAAATAGATATCGCCATCAGGGTTATTGCGGACCATATTAGGGCGGTGGCATTTTCTATTGCAGATGGCCAATTGCCGAGCAATACGGGCGCTGGTTATGTTATTCGTCGTATTCTAAGGCGTGCAGTGCGGTATGGTTTTACCTTCCTGGGAACCAAAGAGCCCTTTATGTACCGCTTGGTCAATGTGCTTACCCAAAGCATGGGAGATGCGTTTCCCGAGCTTAAGGAACAAAAGCAGTTAATACAGAATGTTATCAAAGAAGAAGAACATTCCTTTTTGAAAACGCTGGACCAAGGATTAGTACTCTTGGATTCCATTATCGCCAATTCAAAAGATAAAAAAGTGGACGGAGCTAAAGCATTTGAGCTGTACGATACTTTTGGATTTCCCATAGATTTAACGGCCTTGATCCTCAATGAAAAGGGTTACGAATTGGACGAAGCTGGATTTGATGCGGCCATGCAAAAGCAAAAGAGGCGTTCTAAATCGGCATCAGAAATTTCCAAACAAGATTGGGAGGTATTGGCGATTGATACGGAACAGGAATTTGTAGGCTATGACCTGTTAGAGGCGGATGTGAAAATTGTGAAGTATCGCAAGATTACATCTAAGAAAGAAGGGGTTCAGTATCAACTGGTCTTTAATTTGACCCCTTTCTATGCAGAAGGTGGCGGTCAAGTAGGGGACAAGGGCTACTTAGAGCCAGCTGATGGTGATGTGGTCTATATCATCGATACTAAAAGAGAGAATAACGAAATAGTACATTTTACCAAAAACCTTCCGAAAAAATTGGATGGTAGTTTTAAGGCCGTGGTAGATATAAAGCAACGTCAAAGAACAGAAGCGAACCATACGGCAACGCATTTACTGCATCAGGCTTTGCGAGAAATTTTAGGAACCCATGTAGAACAAAAAGGTTCTGCGGTACACTCTAAATACTTACGTTTCGATTTTTCACATTTTTCCAAACTTAGCGTAGAAGAATTACGCCAAGTAGAGGATTTTGTAAATGCCCGTATCGAGGGGCAATTGCCCTTGCAAGAGCAGCGCAACATTCCTATGAAAGAAGCTTTGGAATCCGGAGCTATGGCCTTGTTCGGAGAAAAATATGGAGATACGGTAAGGACCATAAAATTTGGGCAGTCCGTAGAGTTATGCGGTGGAACCCATGTAAAGAACACCAGTGAAATATGGCATTTCAAGATAAAATCGGAAAGTGCCGTTGCGGCAGGTATCAGAAGAATTGAAGCGATAACTAGTGACGCGGTAAAGGATTTTTATTTTGAAAATAACCGCTCGCTTTATGAGATAAAGGATGCGTTGGGCAATGCTCAAGACCCTGTAAAAGCGGTAAGCAGTCTGCAGGAAGAAAATGCGGATTTGAGGAAACAGGTAGCACAACTGCTCAAAGAAAAAGCCAAGAACTTAAAAGGAGCATTGGCGCAGGAATTAGAGACAGTAAATGGGGTTCGGTTCTTGGCCAAGAAAATAGATTTAGATGCCGCAGGAATTAAGGACCTTTGCTTTGAAATGGGGCAGAATCAAGATGATCTGTTCTTGCTTTTTGGTACGGAACAGAACGGTAAAGCCTTGTTATCCTGTTATATTTCAAAGGAAGTGGTTGCATCCAAAAATTTGAATGCCGGTACCATAGTCCGCGAGCTAGGGAAATTTATTCAGGGCGGAGGCGGTGGTCAGCCTTTCTTTGCAACGGCAGGGGGTAAAAACCCGAACGGTATAGCTGAGGCCTTGGAAAAGGCAAAAGGATATTTAGCCCCGTAA
- the der gene encoding ribosome biogenesis GTPase Der yields the protein MGAIVAIVGRPNVGKSTFFNRLIQRREAIVDAVSGVTRDRHYGKSDWNGKEFSIIDTGGYVVGSDDVFEQEIDKQVELAIQEADAIIFMVDVESGVTGMDEDVAKLLRRVNKPVFLAINKVDNAMRQEDAVEFYALGLGDYYTLSSINGSGTGELLDALVEKLPDVQEEESELPRFAVVGRPNAGKSSFINALIGEDRYIVTDIAGTTRDSIDTKYNRFGFEFNLVDTAGIRRKSKVKEDLEFYSVMRSVRAIEHCDVCLLLLDATRGFDGQVANIFWLAQRNHKGIVILVNKWDLVADKETNTMKQYTQRIKQAIEPFTDVPILFISVLTKQRIFKAIETAVEVYKNRSKKIITRKFNEVMLPLIEHYPPPAFKGKHVKIKFCTQLPTPYPQFAFFCNLPQYVKEPYKRYLENKLREEFDFSGVPISIFMRKK from the coding sequence ATGGGAGCTATCGTAGCCATTGTAGGAAGGCCAAATGTTGGTAAATCAACTTTTTTTAACCGCTTAATTCAGCGTAGGGAGGCTATTGTGGACGCCGTGAGCGGAGTTACTAGAGATCGTCATTATGGTAAAAGTGATTGGAACGGGAAAGAGTTTTCCATCATCGATACGGGTGGATATGTTGTAGGTAGCGATGACGTTTTTGAACAGGAAATAGATAAGCAGGTAGAACTGGCGATACAAGAAGCGGATGCCATTATCTTTATGGTAGATGTAGAAAGCGGGGTTACGGGAATGGATGAAGACGTTGCCAAATTACTACGCAGGGTCAATAAGCCGGTTTTTCTTGCCATAAACAAGGTAGATAACGCCATGAGGCAAGAAGACGCCGTAGAATTTTATGCCTTGGGATTGGGTGACTATTACACGCTTTCCAGTATCAACGGAAGTGGTACGGGAGAATTATTGGACGCTCTGGTAGAAAAGCTTCCAGATGTTCAAGAAGAGGAAAGTGAGCTGCCAAGATTTGCGGTGGTCGGGCGGCCAAATGCAGGTAAATCATCCTTTATCAATGCCTTGATAGGGGAGGATAGATATATTGTAACGGACATCGCAGGAACCACACGAGATAGTATCGATACTAAGTATAACCGATTTGGTTTTGAATTTAATCTAGTCGATACGGCCGGGATACGGAGAAAGTCAAAAGTAAAGGAAGATTTGGAGTTTTACTCCGTGATGCGTTCGGTACGGGCAATAGAGCATTGCGATGTATGTTTGTTATTGTTGGATGCTACCAGAGGTTTTGACGGGCAAGTGGCCAATATCTTTTGGTTGGCACAACGTAATCATAAGGGTATTGTAATACTGGTGAACAAATGGGATTTGGTAGCCGATAAAGAGACCAACACCATGAAACAATATACCCAGCGAATAAAGCAGGCCATAGAGCCCTTCACAGATGTACCGATACTTTTTATTTCTGTATTAACGAAACAACGTATTTTTAAGGCTATCGAAACGGCGGTAGAGGTCTACAAGAACCGCAGTAAAAAAATCATTACGCGTAAGTTCAATGAAGTAATGTTGCCATTAATTGAGCATTATCCGCCCCCGGCATTCAAGGGTAAACATGTAAAGATTAAGTTTTGTACGCAGTTGCCAACACCCTACCCGCAGTTTGCTTTTTTCTGCAATCTTCCCCAGTACGTTAAAGAACCCTATAAACGCTATCTAGAGAATAAGTTGCGGGAAGAGTTTGATTTTTCAGGCGTTCCCATCAGTATTTTTATGAGGAAAAAGTAA
- a CDS encoding LemA family protein, whose amino-acid sequence MKKGIIALVVLAVLAFGLYQWGVGFNNTAIALKETSTKTWANVESAYQRRNDLIGNLVKTVQGAADFERGTLTDVIEARSKATAVSIDPTNITPEQLAQFNQAQSGLSGALSRLLVTVERYPDLKANQNFLELQSQLEGTENRINVARDRFNATVEPYNLHIKKFPNSILAGLFNFDELAYFKSEAGSEQAPDVNFEFE is encoded by the coding sequence ATGAAAAAAGGAATAATAGCACTTGTGGTACTAGCGGTCCTAGCATTTGGCCTATACCAATGGGGAGTAGGATTTAACAATACCGCCATCGCTCTAAAAGAAACATCGACCAAGACTTGGGCAAACGTAGAAAGCGCATACCAAAGAAGAAACGACCTTATCGGCAATTTAGTGAAAACGGTACAGGGTGCTGCCGATTTTGAGCGCGGAACATTAACCGATGTTATTGAAGCCCGTTCAAAGGCTACAGCAGTGAGTATAGACCCAACGAACATTACACCAGAACAACTAGCGCAATTCAACCAAGCGCAAAGTGGTCTAAGCGGAGCGTTGAGCAGACTTTTAGTTACTGTTGAGCGATATCCCGATTTAAAGGCCAATCAAAACTTTCTAGAACTACAATCCCAACTAGAAGGCACTGAAAATAGAATTAATGTGGCACGAGATCGTTTTAACGCCACGGTGGAACCTTATAATTTGCACATTAAAAAATTCCCGAATTCTATTCTTGCAGGGCTGTTCAACTTTGACGAATTGGCCTACTTCAAATCTGAAGCAGGTTCCGAACAAGCGCCCGATGTAAATTTTGAATTTGAATAA
- a CDS encoding TPM domain-containing protein, with the protein MEPRRISSAFFIFLFVHSSWGQFQIPEKPQKETSVYDYIQLLPASQKTSLEQKLIRYSDSTSTQIVVAIIASTEGENITYLGAQWGQKWRIGQAGKDNGVLVLLARDDRKIAINTGYGVEATLTDAMSRRIIEGIIIPEFKTGDYYGGLNKGTDAIFQVLTGEFKEERSFETNDGLSLRALLPFIIFFIILIILSKRNKGNGRGNGGRRKRGLDLWDVIILSNMGRSGGSGGFGGGGSFGGGGGFGGGFGGGGFGGGGASGGW; encoded by the coding sequence ATGGAGCCAAGAAGAATTTCATCTGCTTTTTTTATTTTTCTTTTTGTTCATTCAAGTTGGGGGCAATTTCAAATCCCTGAAAAACCGCAGAAAGAAACTAGCGTTTACGACTATATTCAGCTGCTGCCTGCATCTCAAAAAACGAGTCTGGAACAAAAACTCATTCGTTATTCGGATAGTACATCTACCCAAATTGTAGTAGCAATAATTGCAAGTACTGAGGGAGAAAACATCACCTATCTTGGCGCCCAATGGGGACAAAAATGGCGTATTGGCCAAGCGGGAAAAGACAATGGTGTCCTTGTACTGTTGGCCAGGGATGACCGAAAAATAGCCATTAATACAGGTTACGGTGTAGAAGCTACCTTGACCGATGCCATGTCGCGCAGGATTATCGAGGGTATCATTATTCCAGAATTTAAGACAGGTGATTATTATGGCGGACTCAATAAAGGTACCGATGCCATTTTCCAAGTACTTACGGGAGAATTTAAAGAAGAACGTTCTTTTGAGACCAATGATGGTTTATCATTAAGGGCGCTTTTACCCTTCATTATATTCTTCATCATTTTAATTATCCTTTCCAAACGCAACAAGGGTAACGGGCGTGGTAATGGTGGTAGAAGAAAAAGAGGCTTGGACCTTTGGGATGTCATCATACTTAGCAACATGGGCCGCAGTGGAGGCTCTGGCGGTTTTGGTGGTGGTGGAAGCTTTGGAGGCGGTGGAGGTTTTGGTGGTGGATTCGGCGGTGGCGGCTTTGGAGGCGGTGGTGCCTCTGGAGGGTGGTGA
- the era gene encoding GTPase Era, which produces MKEHKAGFVNIIGNPNVGKSTLMNAFVGEKLSIITSKAQTTRHRILGIVNGDDFQVILSDTPGIIKPAYDLQSSMMNFVKSAFEDADILIYMVEIGEKALKDEAFFEKIKNSRIPVLLLLNKVDTTTQEILEEQVQYWQEQLPSVELHPISALSNFNVKNVFQRILELLPNSPAYYPKDQLTDKPERFFVNETIREKILLYYKKEIPYAVEVETEEFFEDEKIIRIRSVIMVERETQKGIIIGHKGSALKRVGIESRKDLEKFFDKQVHIELYVKVNKNWRNNSRQLKRFGYNS; this is translated from the coding sequence ATGAAGGAGCATAAAGCAGGATTTGTAAATATTATTGGAAATCCTAATGTTGGGAAGTCCACCTTGATGAATGCATTTGTTGGTGAGAAGTTGTCCATAATTACATCAAAAGCGCAAACTACAAGACACCGTATTCTCGGTATTGTTAACGGAGACGATTTTCAAGTTATTTTATCCGATACTCCTGGGATTATAAAACCGGCCTACGATTTGCAGTCGTCCATGATGAATTTTGTAAAGTCGGCCTTTGAAGATGCGGACATTCTGATATACATGGTTGAAATTGGAGAAAAAGCATTAAAGGATGAGGCTTTTTTCGAGAAAATAAAAAATAGTAGAATTCCAGTTTTATTGCTCCTGAATAAGGTTGATACTACTACCCAAGAAATATTGGAGGAACAAGTGCAGTACTGGCAAGAACAATTACCATCTGTGGAGTTACACCCAATTTCTGCATTATCAAATTTCAATGTAAAAAACGTATTTCAACGCATTTTGGAGCTATTGCCAAATTCCCCTGCATACTATCCAAAAGACCAGTTAACCGATAAGCCTGAACGCTTTTTTGTAAACGAAACCATACGGGAAAAAATCCTACTGTATTATAAGAAAGAAATTCCATATGCCGTTGAGGTAGAAACGGAAGAGTTTTTTGAAGACGAAAAAATCATCCGAATTCGCTCCGTTATTATGGTCGAGCGCGAAACCCAAAAAGGAATCATCATAGGGCATAAAGGTTCCGCCTTAAAACGCGTTGGTATCGAATCCAGGAAAGACCTTGAAAAATTCTTTGACAAGCAAGTGCATATAGAATTATACGTAAAAGTGAACAAGAACTGGCGAAATAATAGTAGGCAGTTAAAAAGGTTCGGTTATAATAGCTGA